A region of Aphanothece sacrum FPU1 DNA encodes the following proteins:
- a CDS encoding NnrU family protein — MGLPTWLTPSHWIILGLLLGFAIAHSGMAALRFWGESKIGARLYRILFALVSIPLAVVLIVYFFNHRYDGLILWQVQGIPGIKPFVWGMSAISFFFLYPATFNLLEIAAIAKPQVHLYETGILRICRHPQMVGQVIWCIAHTLWIGTTFTLVTSLGLIAHHVFAVWHGDYRLKKRYEDAFLKVKERTSIIPFLAILQGRQTIKWEEFVRPSYLGIIGFIALLWWGHPWLMQVTTQMYW; from the coding sequence AGTCATTGGATTATATTAGGGTTATTATTGGGATTTGCCATCGCTCATAGTGGTATGGCAGCTTTGCGTTTTTGGGGAGAAAGTAAAATAGGGGCCAGACTCTATCGTATTCTCTTTGCTTTGGTTAGCATTCCTTTAGCGGTTGTCTTAATTGTCTATTTTTTCAATCATCGTTATGATGGTCTGATTTTATGGCAAGTCCAGGGTATTCCAGGCATAAAACCTTTTGTCTGGGGAATGTCTGCTATTTCCTTCTTTTTCCTCTATCCTGCTACTTTTAATCTTTTAGAAATTGCCGCGATCGCTAAACCGCAAGTCCATCTCTACGAAACGGGAATTTTGCGGATCTGTCGTCATCCTCAAATGGTTGGACAAGTAATCTGGTGTATTGCCCATACTCTCTGGATCGGCACAACTTTTACCCTAGTCACGTCTTTAGGTTTAATTGCTCATCATGTGTTTGCGGTGTGGCATGGAGATTATCGCCTCAAAAAACGCTATGAAGACGCTTTTCTTAAGGTTAAGGAACGAACCTCTATAATTCCCTTTTTAGCCATATTGCAGGGTCGTCAAACCATCAAATGGGAGGAATTTGTCCGTCCTTCTTATTTGGGGATTATCGGATTTATTGCTTTGTTGTGGTGGGGTCATCCTTGGTTAATGCAAGTGACGACTCAAATGTATTGGTAA